One Granulicella sp. 5B5 DNA window includes the following coding sequences:
- a CDS encoding NAD-dependent epimerase/dehydratase family protein: MTGTDRKLVVCGAGGFIGGHLVKYLKDRGFAAIRAVDIKPVQDWYQTTPGVENLVLDLSEKEACYQALDGMDVVYQLAADMGGMGFIENNKALCMLSVLVNTHLLVAARDKGVKRFFYASSACVYNGEKQKDPNVTALKEEDAYPALPEDGYGWEKLFSERMCRHFEEDFGITTRVARFHNVYGPLGTFDGGREKAPAAICRKVIEAKLSGKHEIEIWGTGNQTRSFMYIDDCTVGIQSILDSDIQEPINLGSSELVTINQLVDIAEEIAGIKLQRRYNLNAPKGVNGRNSDNTKIRQYLDWEPSIRLKDGLRRTYEWIESQMLLR, encoded by the coding sequence TGACAGGAACGGATCGGAAACTGGTTGTTTGTGGAGCGGGTGGATTCATCGGTGGGCACCTGGTGAAGTATCTGAAAGACAGGGGATTCGCAGCGATTCGGGCTGTCGATATCAAGCCGGTTCAGGATTGGTATCAAACCACTCCCGGAGTCGAAAACCTGGTTCTCGATCTCAGCGAAAAAGAAGCCTGCTATCAGGCGCTTGATGGGATGGACGTGGTGTATCAGCTCGCCGCCGATATGGGCGGCATGGGCTTCATCGAAAACAATAAGGCTCTCTGCATGCTCAGTGTCCTGGTGAACACGCATCTACTCGTGGCAGCTCGCGATAAGGGAGTGAAGCGGTTCTTCTATGCTTCCTCGGCCTGTGTTTACAACGGAGAAAAGCAGAAAGACCCCAATGTCACTGCGCTCAAAGAAGAAGACGCTTATCCTGCGCTGCCCGAGGATGGCTACGGCTGGGAAAAGCTCTTCAGCGAACGCATGTGTCGTCACTTCGAGGAGGACTTCGGAATCACAACGCGCGTGGCCCGTTTCCACAACGTCTATGGGCCGCTGGGCACATTTGATGGAGGGCGCGAAAAGGCACCCGCAGCAATCTGCCGAAAAGTCATCGAGGCCAAGCTCTCCGGCAAACATGAGATTGAGATCTGGGGAACCGGCAACCAGACCCGCAGCTTCATGTACATCGACGATTGCACCGTAGGCATCCAGTCGATTCTTGACAGCGACATTCAGGAGCCGATCAATCTCGGCAGCAGTGAGCTGGTCACGATCAACCAGCTCGTCGATATTGCAGAAGAAATTGCCGGTATCAAGCTCCAGCGCCGCTACAACCTCAATGCACCCAAAGGCGTGAACGGGCGCAATAGCGACAACACAAAAATCAGGCAGTACCTGGATTGGGAGCCCTCGATCCGCCTGAAGGATGGCTTGCGGCGCACATATGAGTGGATCGAAAGCCAGATGCTCCTTCGCTAG